The Abditibacteriaceae bacterium genome includes a window with the following:
- a CDS encoding DUF503 domain-containing protein — MFVGVLTLDLLIHDAHSLKDRRAVVNSLLDRVRSRWNVSASQLDTGDDWHFAQVGVAVISNDKATTHTVLNHIRDFAEADIRFDVSRCQVEII; from the coding sequence ATGTTCGTTGGAGTTTTGACGCTCGATTTGCTCATCCATGACGCGCACTCGTTGAAAGACCGGCGCGCTGTGGTCAACTCGTTGCTTGACCGTGTGCGCTCGCGCTGGAATGTTTCGGCTTCACAACTCGATACCGGAGACGACTGGCATTTCGCTCAAGTGGGCGTTGCCGTCATTTCCAACGATAAAGCCACAACGCACACAGTTTTGAATCACATTCGCGATTTCGCCGAAGCCGATATTCGGTTTGACGTGTCGCGTTGTCAGGTCGAAATCATCTAA
- the rbfA gene encoding 30S ribosome-binding factor RbfA — protein MSTTFRSDRAAEAIRAAAARIIREEVSDPGLGFVTLTACEVSRDLQNAKIFYTVMGDESARDKAEAAFKRAHSFLRSRIGEEIDLRTVPEIMFRYDLSTDSAMRIEEILRGLPELQKED, from the coding sequence ATGTCCACAACATTCCGTTCCGACCGCGCTGCCGAAGCCATTCGCGCCGCTGCGGCGCGAATTATCCGCGAAGAAGTGTCCGATCCGGGTCTGGGTTTCGTCACTCTCACCGCTTGCGAAGTTTCGCGCGATTTGCAAAACGCGAAAATCTTCTATACGGTCATGGGCGACGAAAGCGCACGCGATAAAGCCGAAGCTGCGTTTAAGCGCGCGCATTCGTTTTTGCGTTCGCGCATTGGCGAAGAAATCGATTTACGCACCGTCCCTGAAATTATGTTTCGCTACGACCTGTCCACCGACAGCGCGATGCGTATCGAAGAAATTCTGAGAGGCTTGCCCGAATTGCAAAAGGAGGACTGA
- a CDS encoding glycerate kinase, with the protein MVFLLAPDSLKGSLSAPQACSALARGIRAAFPEAEIVSLPLADGGEGTVEALVASTGGEFQKLRARGPLGETIETQWALLPGNCAAIEMASASGLTLLPTSQRNALKASSYGTGQQIRTALDAGCEEILIGIGGSATTDGGAGALTALGIKFFDKDNCELPPGGAALKHLARTEATGLHHRLKSKSTVLRVLCDVSNPLYGTEGAAHVYAPQKGASPADVEILDSALRRFAEISAQHLGEDFSHVPGAGAAGGAGFGFMTWLGAGLVPGIDTVLQTARFDEKCARADWVFTAEGSIDAQTLSGKAIAGVARAARKHNIPVVAFGGAVKLSGAQLDELGIKTAVAIPDEPLSLSECFARADDLLAAAAERTARLLVPRL; encoded by the coding sequence GTGGTTTTTCTTCTCGCACCCGATTCGCTCAAGGGCTCGCTTTCGGCTCCCCAGGCGTGTAGCGCTCTGGCACGCGGCATTCGCGCCGCCTTCCCCGAAGCAGAAATTGTGTCGCTTCCCCTCGCCGATGGCGGCGAAGGAACCGTTGAAGCGCTCGTTGCGAGTACCGGCGGCGAATTCCAGAAACTTCGCGCACGCGGGCCATTGGGCGAGACGATCGAAACGCAGTGGGCGCTTTTGCCCGGCAACTGCGCCGCTATTGAAATGGCGTCGGCGTCCGGCCTGACTCTTCTTCCAACATCACAGCGCAATGCACTTAAGGCATCAAGTTACGGAACCGGCCAGCAAATCCGCACCGCGCTCGACGCCGGCTGCGAAGAAATTCTCATCGGCATTGGCGGCTCGGCCACAACCGATGGCGGTGCGGGCGCACTCACAGCGTTGGGAATAAAATTCTTCGATAAAGATAATTGCGAACTACCTCCCGGCGGCGCGGCATTAAAGCACCTCGCGCGCACCGAGGCGACTGGCTTACACCACAGGTTAAAGTCGAAATCGACCGTACTTCGCGTGCTGTGCGATGTTTCGAATCCGCTGTATGGAACCGAAGGCGCGGCGCATGTTTACGCACCACAAAAGGGCGCTTCGCCCGCAGACGTCGAAATTCTTGATTCTGCCTTGCGCCGTTTTGCCGAAATTTCGGCGCAGCACTTGGGCGAAGATTTTTCCCATGTGCCGGGCGCAGGTGCGGCAGGCGGCGCGGGCTTTGGTTTCATGACGTGGCTTGGCGCCGGGCTTGTTCCGGGCATCGACACCGTTTTGCAAACGGCTCGCTTCGATGAAAAGTGCGCCCGCGCCGACTGGGTTTTTACAGCCGAAGGCTCGATTGATGCGCAAACGCTTTCTGGAAAAGCGATTGCCGGTGTCGCGCGGGCAGCGCGCAAACACAATATTCCCGTTGTCGCGTTTGGCGGTGCCGTCAAACTTTCCGGTGCGCAACTCGACGAACTTGGCATAAAGACCGCCGTTGCAATTCCCGATGAACCACTTTCTTTATCTGAATGTTTCGCACGCGCCGACGACCTTCTCGCCGCCGCTGCCGAACGCACCGCTCGCCTGCTCGTCCCTCGCTTATGA
- a CDS encoding glycine--tRNA ligase gives MATKTLKMEDIVSLCKRRGFVFQSSEIYGGFASCWDYGPLGAELKRNVKNAWWRAVVQERDDMVGLDSSILMHPKIWEASGHVATFNDPLVDCKQCHARHRADHLKDLNVCPTCGSKGTLTEPRLFNLMFKTHVGPVEAADGSNQAYLRPETAQGIFVNFNNVVNSSRKKLPFGIAQIGKAFRNEITPGNFTFRTREFEQMEIEYFCRPEDAPRLHQEWIDARFQWYLDMGMKRENLSLRPHDKDELAHYAQSAESTGTTDIEYQFPFMSEPAELEGIANRADYDLTQHAKFSGQKLSWFDPQTNEHVVPYVIEPSAGADRATLAFLVDAYHEEEVKPGDMRTVLKFSPQLAPIKAAILPLAKNKPELVSVAKNLRADLAKKIEAQYDDSAGIGKLYRRQDEIGTPYCITVDFETIEKDNAVTVRDRDTMLQERVALDQVKRYVLDKLAR, from the coding sequence GTGGCAACCAAAACTTTAAAAATGGAAGACATCGTGTCGTTGTGCAAACGACGCGGTTTCGTATTTCAATCGTCGGAAATTTATGGCGGCTTCGCCTCGTGCTGGGATTACGGCCCGCTCGGTGCCGAACTCAAGCGTAACGTCAAAAACGCATGGTGGCGCGCCGTCGTGCAAGAGCGCGATGATATGGTCGGCCTCGATTCGTCGATTTTGATGCACCCGAAAATCTGGGAAGCCTCGGGCCACGTCGCCACATTCAACGATCCTTTGGTCGATTGCAAACAGTGTCACGCGCGTCATCGCGCCGACCACCTGAAAGATTTGAACGTGTGCCCAACGTGTGGCAGCAAAGGCACCCTGACCGAACCGCGTTTGTTCAACCTGATGTTCAAAACGCATGTCGGCCCGGTCGAAGCCGCCGACGGCAGCAACCAAGCGTATCTTCGCCCCGAAACGGCGCAGGGCATTTTCGTCAACTTCAATAACGTCGTGAATTCTTCGCGCAAAAAGCTGCCGTTTGGCATCGCGCAAATCGGTAAAGCGTTTCGCAACGAAATCACGCCCGGCAACTTTACCTTCCGCACGCGCGAATTCGAGCAGATGGAAATCGAGTATTTCTGCCGCCCCGAAGATGCGCCGCGCTTGCACCAAGAATGGATTGATGCGCGTTTTCAGTGGTATCTCGATATGGGCATGAAGCGCGAAAACCTTTCGCTGCGCCCGCACGACAAAGATGAGCTCGCACACTACGCCCAAAGTGCAGAAAGCACCGGCACCACCGACATCGAATATCAGTTCCCATTCATGAGCGAACCGGCGGAACTGGAAGGCATCGCTAACCGCGCCGATTACGACCTGACGCAGCACGCGAAATTCTCCGGCCAGAAGTTAAGCTGGTTCGACCCACAAACCAACGAACACGTTGTTCCGTATGTTATCGAGCCTTCAGCGGGCGCCGACCGCGCAACGTTGGCGTTCCTCGTCGATGCGTATCACGAAGAAGAAGTAAAGCCCGGCGATATGCGAACGGTTCTGAAGTTTTCGCCCCAGCTTGCGCCAATTAAAGCCGCGATTTTGCCGCTCGCCAAGAACAAGCCGGAATTGGTTTCGGTCGCGAAGAATCTGCGCGCCGACCTCGCCAAGAAAATCGAAGCACAATACGACGATTCGGCAGGTATCGGCAAACTGTATCGCCGTCAGGATGAAATTGGCACGCCGTATTGCATTACCGTCGATTTTGAAACCATCGAAAAAGACAATGCCGTTACTGTCCGCGACCGCGACACGATGCTGCAAGAGCGCGTGGCGCTCGATCAGGTCAAGCGTTACGTTCTCGACAAACTGGCTCGTTAA
- a CDS encoding DUF4870 domain-containing protein, translated as MPEHRHENRPRWDNSNMQPPIPNPQGPYSPQNQGPLSAEERNWAMACHLAGFAGYLLPGIGHILGPLVVWLIKKDTSPFIDDQGKEALNFNISVTIWALVCFLLGITIIGLVIAIPFGLVLMVVDVVCKIIGAIRASNGERYRYPMTIRLVN; from the coding sequence ATGCCCGAACACCGTCACGAAAATCGCCCCCGCTGGGATAACTCCAATATGCAACCACCGATTCCGAATCCGCAAGGGCCGTATTCGCCGCAAAATCAAGGGCCGCTTTCTGCCGAAGAGCGCAACTGGGCGATGGCGTGCCATCTTGCGGGGTTCGCGGGTTATCTTCTGCCAGGCATCGGTCACATTTTGGGTCCGCTTGTCGTGTGGCTCATCAAAAAAGACACCTCACCTTTTATCGACGATCAGGGCAAAGAAGCGTTGAACTTCAACATCTCGGTAACGATTTGGGCTCTCGTGTGCTTTCTTCTTGGGATTACAATTATCGGTCTGGTTATCGCGATTCCTTTTGGTCTCGTGCTGATGGTGGTCGATGTGGTGTGCAAAATCATTGGTGCAATTCGTGCTAGCAATGGCGAAAGGTATCGCTACCCGATGACCATTCGTTTGGTCAACTGA
- the ribF gene encoding riboflavin biosynthesis protein RibF: protein MQFYDSIPTTPFDRETALAIGTFDGVHRGHASLVERLKGEAAARGLAACVLTFTDLPYRFFHPEASAKLLTLPPEKRTAFESLAPDVLWLVQFDEFLAGQTAPDFARDILRDLLRVRLLVCGPDFALGRGREGNVEALRALGETFGFDVLVLSEKIAESNEPISSTRIREGIERGEVEDAARMLARPYALKGTVVSGQQLGRTIGFPTINIAPHPMKVLPARGVYAVRALWTENGVETSHRAALNIGLRPTVNGTKQQIEFHVLDETIDIPPRDVRVEFIARLRDEQKFDGLEALAAQLQRDILCAADSLS from the coding sequence ATGCAATTCTACGATTCGATTCCAACAACGCCCTTTGACCGTGAAACCGCACTCGCTATTGGCACTTTCGATGGCGTTCATCGCGGGCATGCCTCACTTGTCGAGCGCTTAAAAGGCGAAGCCGCCGCGCGCGGCCTGGCTGCGTGTGTGCTGACATTCACCGATTTGCCGTATCGCTTTTTTCATCCCGAAGCGAGTGCAAAGTTGCTTACGCTGCCGCCGGAAAAGCGCACCGCTTTCGAATCTCTGGCGCCCGATGTGTTGTGGCTGGTGCAATTCGACGAGTTTCTTGCGGGCCAGACGGCTCCCGACTTTGCGCGCGATATTCTGCGCGATTTGCTACGCGTTCGTCTGCTGGTTTGCGGGCCCGATTTCGCGCTCGGGCGCGGGCGCGAAGGCAACGTTGAAGCGTTGCGCGCGTTGGGTGAAACGTTTGGTTTCGACGTTCTGGTGTTAAGCGAAAAAATTGCCGAGTCCAACGAGCCAATTTCTTCGACGCGCATCCGCGAGGGAATTGAGCGCGGCGAGGTTGAAGACGCCGCGCGAATGCTGGCGCGTCCTTACGCGCTTAAAGGCACCGTGGTTTCGGGCCAGCAACTCGGCCGCACCATTGGCTTCCCGACAATTAACATCGCGCCGCACCCGATGAAAGTGCTGCCCGCGCGCGGTGTTTACGCGGTGCGCGCGCTTTGGACAGAGAATGGCGTCGAGACCTCGCACCGTGCGGCATTAAACATCGGCTTGCGCCCGACGGTGAACGGCACAAAACAGCAAATTGAGTTTCATGTGTTGGACGAAACAATCGACATTCCGCCCCGCGATGTGCGCGTGGAGTTCATCGCACGTCTGCGCGACGAGCAGAAATTCGATGGGTTGGAGGCGCTTGCCGCGCAGCTTCAACGCGATATTTTGTGCGCAGCAGATTCACTGAGTTGA
- a CDS encoding Gfo/Idh/MocA family oxidoreductase, with product MARINTGGKSAAAKTAKAPAKAAPKAAAKPAVAKAARPKAPSTIGVGIIGAGGIARGVHIPGYQKLDNVKVVAVSDPVEASRTSAMEQYGIEASYADFNEMLQRDDIHVISVTTPNFLHAEATIAALEAGKHVLCEKPLAMNVPEGEAMVAASQRTGNKLMCGFHFRFSPEVQCLKRFAQAGEFGDMYHARTTAMRRRGIPGWGLFISKEKNGGGPLIDIGVHMLDATMHVLGFPKPVAVSGKTYQKFGKRKDVLGLMGQWDYKNFTVEDFAAALIRFEDGSTLSLESSFVANMDVNERMSFQIYGDKGGASYNPLKMFSEKNGTLLDISPASLPNNVQAHHAQIASFIDSVAKDKPVFTPGEEALEITRIVEAIYESSERNEEVKL from the coding sequence ATGGCACGTATCAACACGGGTGGGAAAAGCGCAGCTGCGAAAACTGCGAAAGCACCCGCCAAAGCCGCACCCAAAGCAGCAGCAAAACCAGCCGTCGCGAAAGCGGCGCGTCCCAAAGCCCCGTCAACAATTGGCGTCGGCATTATCGGTGCGGGCGGCATCGCGCGCGGCGTTCATATTCCCGGCTATCAGAAGCTGGATAATGTTAAGGTTGTCGCCGTTTCCGATCCGGTGGAAGCCTCGCGCACTTCGGCGATGGAACAGTACGGCATCGAAGCCAGCTATGCCGACTTCAACGAAATGCTTCAGCGCGATGACATCCATGTTATCTCGGTCACGACGCCCAACTTCCTCCACGCCGAAGCGACGATTGCAGCATTGGAAGCGGGCAAGCACGTTTTGTGCGAAAAGCCTTTGGCGATGAACGTTCCCGAAGGCGAAGCGATGGTTGCGGCCTCACAGCGCACCGGCAACAAGCTGATGTGTGGTTTTCACTTTCGCTTTAGCCCCGAAGTGCAGTGCCTCAAGCGTTTCGCGCAGGCTGGCGAATTCGGCGACATGTATCACGCACGCACAACCGCGATGCGTCGTCGTGGCATTCCAGGCTGGGGCTTATTCATCTCGAAAGAAAAGAACGGCGGCGGCCCGCTCATCGACATTGGTGTTCACATGCTCGACGCGACGATGCACGTTCTCGGCTTTCCCAAGCCGGTAGCCGTTTCGGGTAAGACCTACCAGAAGTTCGGCAAGCGCAAAGACGTTCTGGGCTTGATGGGCCAGTGGGATTATAAGAATTTCACGGTCGAAGATTTCGCCGCTGCCCTGATTCGTTTTGAAGATGGCAGCACGCTGTCGCTGGAATCGAGCTTTGTCGCCAACATGGACGTCAACGAACGAATGAGCTTCCAGATTTACGGCGACAAAGGTGGCGCAAGCTACAACCCGCTGAAGATGTTCTCGGAAAAGAACGGCACTTTGCTCGACATCTCACCAGCTTCGCTGCCGAATAATGTGCAGGCGCACCACGCGCAGATCGCGTCGTTCATCGATTCGGTTGCTAAAGACAAGCCTGTCTTTACGCCCGGCGAAGAAGCGCTGGAAATCACGCGCATCGTGGAAGCGATTTACGAATCGAGCGAGCGCAACGAAGAAGTCAAGCTGTAA
- the mtaB gene encoding tRNA (N(6)-L-threonylcarbamoyladenosine(37)-C(2))-methylthiotransferase MtaB, producing MSQVIEFFPQTPGRFTSPTNTEALGSPLRRPTFALYTLGCKVNQYDSHQIARELVSRGFQRVEFRESADLYVIDTCTVTAEADKKSRKAAGRAQRNNTDAVVAVTGCAAARDAAQFKRVAPDALVLDNSRKWELPDLALEALQLRAQWAENYARVRAETGSEPMPSATRERAVLKIQDGCNHKCSYCIIPSVRGASVTKSRDAALAEARAFVREGARELTVTGVSMSDWKESTVEIDRIARRGESKNAALNSLLRAVSSIEGLERVRVSSLDPADVDDAWLETLARTPKICPHIHLALQSGSAGVLRRMRRRYTPEMYLRAARRWRELRPDGGLTTDIIVGFPGETDEEWQETMNLARAAQFSAIHVFPYSPREGTAAASFDAKVPPAIQNRRVDELLALAKELSANYAAQFCGAPQSVFVENVKEGIADGLTEHYVRARLAVAEETRAGDLVWFTPTRWDGDALRA from the coding sequence ATGTCGCAAGTTATAGAGTTTTTTCCACAAACGCCAGGGCGTTTCACATCACCGACCAATACCGAAGCGTTGGGTTCGCCTTTGCGCCGTCCGACGTTTGCGCTTTACACGCTCGGTTGCAAGGTGAATCAATACGATTCGCACCAGATCGCGCGTGAACTCGTTTCGCGTGGATTCCAGCGCGTTGAGTTCCGCGAAAGCGCCGATCTTTACGTCATCGATACCTGTACGGTGACTGCCGAAGCCGATAAGAAAAGCCGCAAAGCTGCCGGACGCGCGCAACGCAATAACACCGATGCGGTTGTGGCGGTTACCGGTTGCGCCGCCGCGCGCGATGCCGCCCAGTTTAAGCGCGTCGCGCCCGATGCTCTTGTTCTCGACAACAGTCGTAAGTGGGAATTGCCTGACCTTGCTTTGGAAGCATTGCAGTTACGCGCACAGTGGGCCGAGAATTACGCGCGTGTGCGGGCCGAAACCGGCAGCGAACCGATGCCTTCCGCGACACGCGAGCGCGCCGTTTTGAAAATTCAAGATGGCTGCAATCACAAGTGCTCGTATTGCATTATTCCCAGCGTGCGCGGTGCCAGCGTCACCAAATCGCGGGATGCGGCCTTAGCTGAAGCGCGAGCCTTTGTGCGCGAAGGCGCGCGCGAATTGACGGTCACCGGCGTTTCGATGAGCGACTGGAAAGAAAGTACGGTCGAAATCGACCGTATCGCGCGTCGCGGCGAATCGAAAAATGCGGCACTGAATTCTTTGTTGCGCGCGGTGTCGTCGATTGAGGGCTTGGAGCGCGTTCGTGTCTCGTCGCTCGATCCGGCGGATGTCGATGACGCGTGGCTGGAAACTCTCGCGCGCACACCAAAAATTTGCCCACATATTCATCTCGCGCTGCAAAGCGGTAGCGCCGGAGTACTGCGCCGAATGCGTCGCCGCTACACGCCCGAAATGTATTTGCGTGCCGCGCGTCGCTGGCGCGAACTGCGCCCCGACGGCGGCCTGACAACCGACATCATTGTTGGCTTTCCCGGCGAAACCGATGAAGAATGGCAGGAAACGATGAATCTCGCGCGGGCGGCGCAGTTCTCGGCGATTCATGTGTTTCCCTATTCACCGCGCGAAGGAACCGCTGCCGCGAGTTTCGATGCGAAGGTGCCACCGGCGATTCAAAACCGCCGCGTCGATGAACTGCTGGCGTTAGCCAAAGAATTGTCAGCGAATTATGCCGCGCAGTTCTGCGGCGCGCCACAAAGCGTGTTCGTGGAAAACGTCAAAGAAGGCATCGCCGACGGCCTGACCGAACATTACGTTCGTGCTCGTTTGGCCGTAGCCGAAGAGACGCGCGCGGGGGATTTAGTCTGGTTCACGCCTACGCGTTGGGACGGAGATGCGCTCCGTGCCTGA
- the truB gene encoding tRNA pseudouridine(55) synthase TruB, with protein MHGLIPFLKPPGMTSHDAVNFARRALGTKRVGHAGTLDPAAAGVLPLAVGEATRLLQWMPGGKSYVAEASFGYETTTLDAMGETVSRCDASQVSAEKIAAILPRFVGSFDQIPPLYSAIKTDGKKGYERARDGEDVELAARRVEVFSLQLTRFENGETPRARFDIACGAGFYVRSLVRDIGRQLGCGATMTFLVRSQSSGFALEKAATVEELEAGNPHSSFVSFDTALDSCATTHIEDDALIGLYLAGKGAWREQAHAKAQSETLLVRSPSRGAALLWRGESEISTFFWQPKS; from the coding sequence ATGCACGGACTGATCCCTTTTCTCAAGCCGCCCGGCATGACAAGCCACGACGCGGTGAATTTTGCGCGTCGCGCTCTCGGAACAAAGCGCGTCGGCCACGCTGGCACGCTCGATCCGGCGGCGGCGGGCGTATTGCCTCTCGCGGTCGGTGAAGCGACACGGCTCTTACAGTGGATGCCCGGTGGCAAAAGCTATGTGGCTGAAGCGAGTTTCGGTTACGAAACGACAACGCTCGATGCGATGGGCGAAACCGTTTCGCGCTGTGATGCTTCGCAGGTTTCTGCCGAAAAAATTGCCGCGATTCTTCCGCGCTTTGTCGGTTCTTTCGACCAGATTCCGCCGCTTTACTCAGCGATTAAAACCGATGGAAAAAAAGGCTACGAGCGCGCGCGCGATGGCGAGGATGTCGAACTGGCTGCACGACGTGTAGAAGTGTTTTCGCTGCAATTAACGCGCTTTGAGAATGGCGAAACGCCGCGCGCGCGGTTCGACATCGCGTGCGGCGCAGGCTTTTATGTGCGCTCTCTGGTGCGCGACATCGGGCGCCAGTTAGGCTGCGGCGCAACGATGACGTTTTTGGTGCGCTCGCAGAGCAGCGGTTTTGCTTTAGAGAAAGCAGCAACAGTAGAAGAATTGGAAGCAGGAAATCCTCACTCAAGCTTTGTTTCCTTTGATACCGCATTAGATAGCTGCGCGACGACGCACATCGAAGACGACGCACTTATCGGACTTTATCTTGCGGGCAAGGGCGCGTGGCGCGAGCAGGCGCACGCGAAGGCCCAAAGCGAAACGTTGCTGGTTCGTTCGCCGTCGCGCGGCGCGGCCCTGCTCTGGCGCGGAGAAAGCGAAATCTCCACTTTTTTCTGGCAGCCCAAATCCTAA
- a CDS encoding GNAT family N-acetyltransferase, protein MNSEIEIRQIRPDEIADAREVVMQVAYEVFEPPMTYEEAKQLWNQTPHWGDLQELEKNYLGDRATFLVTISQGRVVGTGAIRPLGETVCEVKKMWLLPEFRGRGLGRAMLEKLLEFAREAGYTRARLDTGSSEGQRPAQTLYRSAGFTDIPRYNNGPATVFLEREL, encoded by the coding sequence ATGAACTCTGAAATTGAAATCCGCCAAATTCGCCCCGATGAAATCGCTGATGCGCGCGAAGTCGTGATGCAGGTTGCTTACGAAGTCTTCGAGCCACCGATGACTTATGAAGAAGCCAAGCAGCTATGGAACCAGACCCCGCACTGGGGCGATTTGCAGGAGTTAGAAAAGAATTATCTCGGCGACCGCGCGACCTTTCTGGTGACAATTTCGCAGGGTCGCGTTGTTGGCACCGGCGCAATTCGTCCGCTGGGCGAAACGGTTTGCGAAGTCAAGAAAATGTGGCTTTTACCGGAGTTTCGCGGGCGCGGTTTGGGACGCGCGATGCTGGAAAAACTGCTCGAATTTGCGCGGGAGGCGGGTTACACGCGCGCCCGTCTCGACACGGGTTCAAGCGAAGGTCAAAGGCCCGCGCAAACGCTTTATCGCAGCGCTGGATTTACGGACATCCCGCGCTATAACAACGGGCCGGCGACAGTTTTCCTCGAACGCGAACTCTAA
- a CDS encoding nitrilase-related carbon-nitrogen hydrolase translates to MTLHGIQFDIAWEQPTKNYARVLELLEANPPAPGSLVVLPELFATGFSMNIELVAGASRDTEMFCAAVASKFDLWIVGGVGVGVPNNRARNEAVAWNPDGKVVARYAKLHPFSYGKETQHYDAGEKIVTFDWNGLRVAPFVCYDLRFPEIFRAAQADIYCIGANWPASRAEHWNVLLRARAIENQAYVVGVNRCGNDPQLEYSGESLVVGPRGEILAESGSVETVFGGAVDMAGLQKYRDEFSALKDRRAGL, encoded by the coding sequence ATGACACTTCACGGAATCCAATTCGACATCGCGTGGGAACAACCGACGAAAAATTACGCGCGTGTGCTAGAGTTGCTGGAAGCGAATCCGCCTGCGCCGGGCAGCCTTGTCGTTTTGCCCGAATTGTTCGCGACGGGTTTCTCGATGAACATCGAACTCGTTGCTGGCGCGTCGCGCGACACCGAAATGTTCTGCGCCGCTGTCGCGTCCAAATTCGATTTATGGATTGTGGGCGGCGTTGGTGTGGGCGTGCCGAACAATCGCGCGCGCAACGAAGCGGTCGCGTGGAATCCCGATGGAAAGGTTGTCGCGCGCTATGCCAAGCTGCACCCTTTTTCTTATGGCAAAGAAACGCAGCACTACGACGCCGGTGAAAAAATCGTTACTTTCGATTGGAACGGTTTGCGCGTCGCGCCTTTTGTGTGCTACGACCTGCGCTTCCCCGAAATTTTCCGCGCCGCTCAAGCCGATATTTACTGCATTGGAGCAAACTGGCCGGCATCGCGCGCCGAACACTGGAACGTTTTGCTGCGTGCGCGGGCGATTGAAAATCAGGCGTATGTTGTCGGCGTTAATCGCTGTGGCAACGACCCGCAGTTGGAATATAGCGGTGAGAGTTTGGTTGTCGGGCCGCGCGGCGAAATTCTGGCCGAATCCGGAAGCGTAGAAACCGTTTTCGGCGGCGCGGTTGATATGGCGGGATTGCAAAAGTACCGCGATGAATTTTCAGCCTTGAAAGATCGCAGAGCTGGGCTATGA
- a CDS encoding bifunctional oligoribonuclease/PAP phosphatase NrnA produces MNADPASNFAPLDNLPQQISPADPPFEQIRAAIARHETFLIVAHVGPDGDAIGSALALRFALEAMNKEAWVVSNDGVPPSCRYLPDWKSVAATSPAQPQCVFILDCDGTPPRVAAPWHLVERTRFKILIDHHRTSLPNFDINWIDADQPATAQMIWNLLNYLRAPITPEIAQCLLCGLSTDTGNFRFPNTTPEALRVAGDLVEAGADIAVTAFKLFDEKSFGSTKLTGMALDKMESECDGELTWTALTAADFEEAKAGDEGSENVVNFLRNVRGARMAIIMREKWDETGPTARCSVRCEPELRADLFAKEFGGGGHAAAAGFRVRHRSFTDSVAFIVQFACNWLAQEHPPLTNQS; encoded by the coding sequence ATGAACGCTGACCCCGCTTCAAACTTCGCGCCGTTAGACAATCTGCCGCAACAAATTTCGCCCGCCGACCCGCCGTTCGAGCAAATTCGTGCTGCCATCGCGCGCCACGAAACGTTTCTCATCGTCGCTCACGTCGGGCCGGATGGCGATGCCATTGGTTCGGCGCTCGCGCTGCGGTTCGCGCTCGAAGCGATGAACAAAGAAGCGTGGGTCGTTTCCAACGATGGCGTTCCGCCATCGTGCCGCTATCTGCCCGATTGGAAAAGCGTCGCCGCGACTTCACCCGCGCAGCCGCAATGCGTGTTCATCCTCGATTGCGACGGGACACCGCCGCGCGTGGCGGCTCCGTGGCATCTTGTCGAGCGCACGCGCTTCAAGATTCTCATCGACCATCATCGCACCTCGCTGCCGAATTTCGACATCAACTGGATCGATGCCGACCAACCGGCGACGGCACAGATGATCTGGAATTTGCTGAATTACCTGCGCGCGCCAATTACGCCCGAAATCGCGCAGTGTTTGCTGTGCGGCCTCTCGACCGACACCGGCAACTTCCGATTCCCGAACACGACGCCAGAAGCCTTGCGCGTCGCCGGCGATTTGGTCGAAGCCGGAGCCGACATCGCAGTGACTGCCTTCAAATTGTTCGATGAAAAAAGTTTTGGCTCGACCAAACTGACCGGCATGGCGCTCGACAAAATGGAATCGGAGTGCGACGGCGAACTGACGTGGACAGCGCTCACCGCCGCCGATTTTGAGGAAGCCAAAGCAGGCGACGAAGGCAGCGAAAACGTCGTGAACTTTCTGCGTAATGTGCGCGGCGCGCGCATGGCGATTATTATGCGCGAGAAGTGGGACGAAACCGGCCCAACCGCGCGTTGCAGCGTGCGTTGCGAACCCGAATTGCGCGCCGATTTGTTTGCTAAAGAATTTGGCGGCGGCGGTCACGCAGCGGCGGCTGGTTTCCGTGTTCGCCATCGTTCGTTCACCGATAGCGTTGCATTTATTGTCCAGTTCGCCTGCAACTGGCTGGCGCAGGAACATCCTCCGCTCACCAATCAAAGCTAA